A single region of the Etheostoma cragini isolate CJK2018 chromosome 3, CSU_Ecrag_1.0, whole genome shotgun sequence genome encodes:
- the ccdc153 gene encoding coiled-coil domain-containing protein 153 isoform X2: MPPKKKTKKITKKNPQKSENDLEAKYRRSTLDVAILQDHIALQCESVRKVQSDRIDLRRRLKDMEQKLQHERQDHRDVNSDLSRQYKTMQTELTNKAKRMEKEVSQLKEDLVLCQEELRKEKREREQVQQEKDAIIADLQHKLNNMETDYEKILHETLDSLTSQLSVTRQGWEDKSTTLHQNYKELLSDFGLDALHI; encoded by the exons ATGCctccaaagaaaaaaacgaAAAAGATCACAAAAAAGAATCCACAAAAAA GTGAAAATGACTTGGAAGCCAAGTATAGGCGCAGTACTCTGGATGTAGCCATTCTACAGGATCACATTG CCTTACAGTGTGAGTCTGTAAGAAAGGTCCAGTCTGATAGAATTGACCTGAGGAGACGCCTGAAAGACATGGAGCAGAAGTTGCAGCATGAGAGACAAGACCACAGGGACGTCAACTCTG ACCTCAGTCGCCAGTACAAAACCATGCAGACAGAGCTGACCAACAAGGCGAAGAGAATGGAGAAGGAGGTCAGCCAGCTGAAGGAAGATCTTG TGCTGTGTCAGGAGGAGctaaggaaagagaaaagagaacgTGAGCAGGTACAACAGGAGAAGGACGCCATCATAGCTGACCTCCAACATAAGCTGAACAACATGGAAACAGACTACGAGAAGATCCTGCAT GAGACTCTCGACAGCCTGACCTCCCAGCTGTCTGTGACTCGACAGGGATGGGAGGACAAGAGCACAACCCTTCATCAGAATTACAAGGAACTGCTCTCGGATTTTGGCCTGGATGCACTGCACAtctaa
- the ccdc153 gene encoding coiled-coil domain-containing protein 153 isoform X1, whose protein sequence is MPPKKKTKKITKKNPQKTGENDLEAKYRRSTLDVAILQDHIALQCESVRKVQSDRIDLRRRLKDMEQKLQHERQDHRDVNSDLSRQYKTMQTELTNKAKRMEKEVSQLKEDLVLCQEELRKEKREREQVQQEKDAIIADLQHKLNNMETDYEKILHETLDSLTSQLSVTRQGWEDKSTTLHQNYKELLSDFGLDALHI, encoded by the exons ATGCctccaaagaaaaaaacgaAAAAGATCACAAAAAAGAATCCACAAAAAA cagGTGAAAATGACTTGGAAGCCAAGTATAGGCGCAGTACTCTGGATGTAGCCATTCTACAGGATCACATTG CCTTACAGTGTGAGTCTGTAAGAAAGGTCCAGTCTGATAGAATTGACCTGAGGAGACGCCTGAAAGACATGGAGCAGAAGTTGCAGCATGAGAGACAAGACCACAGGGACGTCAACTCTG ACCTCAGTCGCCAGTACAAAACCATGCAGACAGAGCTGACCAACAAGGCGAAGAGAATGGAGAAGGAGGTCAGCCAGCTGAAGGAAGATCTTG TGCTGTGTCAGGAGGAGctaaggaaagagaaaagagaacgTGAGCAGGTACAACAGGAGAAGGACGCCATCATAGCTGACCTCCAACATAAGCTGAACAACATGGAAACAGACTACGAGAAGATCCTGCAT GAGACTCTCGACAGCCTGACCTCCCAGCTGTCTGTGACTCGACAGGGATGGGAGGACAAGAGCACAACCCTTCATCAGAATTACAAGGAACTGCTCTCGGATTTTGGCCTGGATGCACTGCACAtctaa